A single Bacteroidota bacterium DNA region contains:
- a CDS encoding TetR/AcrR family transcriptional regulator yields MARTKEFDKEQVLDRAMHLFWQKGYHATSVQDLVEGLGISRSSMYDTFGDKDSLFSAALSRYVGGFDPLPLGADAGLRANLRALLMAVASGVPAGPAAPGNCMKGCFLVNTAVELAPERPEVRARMAENLQSFVARFVPLFQAARHEGTIAPHFHPEVAAQLLFTLMEGLAVQSRAGIPAATLARQVDQLEAMIFA; encoded by the coding sequence ATGGCACGTACAAAGGAGTTTGACAAAGAGCAGGTGCTGGATAGAGCCATGCATCTCTTTTGGCAGAAGGGCTACCACGCCACCTCGGTGCAGGACCTGGTAGAGGGGCTGGGTATCAGTCGCAGTAGTATGTACGACACCTTTGGCGACAAGGATAGCCTGTTCTCCGCCGCGCTGAGCCGGTACGTAGGCGGTTTTGACCCCCTACCGCTGGGTGCAGATGCGGGCCTGCGGGCCAACCTGCGGGCCCTGCTGATGGCCGTGGCCAGTGGCGTACCTGCTGGGCCCGCAGCACCCGGAAACTGCATGAAGGGCTGCTTTCTGGTAAACACGGCCGTGGAGCTGGCCCCCGAGCGGCCCGAGGTGCGGGCCCGAATGGCCGAAAACTTGCAGTCATTTGTAGCACGCTTTGTGCCCCTCTTTCAGGCAGCGCGGCACGAGGGGACAATAGCCCCCCACTTCCATCCAGAGGTGGCGGCGCAGCTGCTGTTTACCCTGATGGAGGGCCTGGCCGTCCAGTCTCGTGCTGGCATACCCGCCGCCACGCTGGCCCGGCAGGTAGATCAGCTGGAGGCAATGATCTTCGCTTAG